One window from the genome of Garra rufa chromosome 1, GarRuf1.0, whole genome shotgun sequence encodes:
- the kri1 gene encoding protein KRI1 homolog produces the protein MSSVFQDRYRNQDEGNSSDSDSDSDESEVELDPKLDRDFYRTLSLLKKKDPKIYQKDAKFYSEDASGSGSDDQPSTSKKSQKPMFLKDYERKVILERGGKYDDDDEEDDSADEEVSRKMQERAQSPTYVQEQKELQESFRKFVQDSDDEDSDDSRELLTRRTKTQEEKDKEEADYVDWLKGQAELEGKEEVKDMKYLRDYWNNPELDEKETFLRDYMLNKGYLEEDEEDRIPTYNELMQDDVDDSEEEGESFLHKQEDFERHYNFRFEEPDAAKIKTYPRNIATSVRSKDDRRKKKREEVKERKQKEKEQKQQQLKELKNLKRAEIMDKLKKLQELTGNEKLAFNDVDLEGDFNPQQHDQLMQKVFGDEYYGEDEEEKPQFEDDDDVAENWNWDTWVGNEEEYGDEEYNAEEEGYAPNCEDPDFIMDADYDPSQQPVSKKKKKKENKERKKKTKEDAPLMGKKRKKSHFAEIITQNKPVFDPKEKSFEQYLDEYYKLDFEDIIDDLPCRFRYREVVPNDFGLSTDEILKADESELNRWCSLRKTCMYRSEKEELCDVKNFQIKAKNNRKKQKVFASLYNEDEGQEELKGKVGKKRRDCLKKSEVKTDERDLTEDASESAVVDNTDQTDIQDLKEAGVQDEGEDEEEFLVPKKKMKQDETAVTSKKEVAKERTEKPQLHKKKMSRRGGRLLSRSLTVKMAGKVFSRQRLQAYGLNPQRVHFRELYKKKRKEQEKAEKPQKKSKE, from the exons ATGTCATCGGTTTTTCAG GATCGCTACAGAAACCAAGATGAGGGAAATTCATCAGACTCCGACTCTGACTCTGACGAGAGTGAAGTG GAGCTGGACCCAAAGCTGGACAGGGATTTTTACAGAACACTGTCGCTGCTGAAgaagaaagatccaaaaatctaTCAGAAAGATGCCAAATTCTACTCAGAAGACG CATCTGGATCAGGCAGCGATGATCAACCATCCACTTCAAAAAAGTCACAGAAACCCATGTTCCTCAAAGACTATGAGAGGAAAGTCATTCTGGAGAGAGGAGG aaaatacgatgatgatgatgaggaggatGACAGTGCTGATGAAGAAGTCTCCAGGAAGATGCAGGAG AGAGCTCAATCTCCCACCTATGTCCAGGAACAAAAGGAACTACAGGAAAG TTTTCGAAAGTTTGTGCAAGACAGCGATGATGAAGACAGTGATGATAGCAGAGAGCTGCTGACACGGAGGACCAAAACACAAGAGGAGAAG GACAAAGAGGAAGCCGACTATGTGGACTGGCTGAAGGGTCAGGCAGAGCTGGAGGGGAAGGAGGAAGTTAAGGACATG AAATACCTGCGCGACTACTGGAACAACCCGGAGCTGGATGAGAAAGAGACTTTCCTGCGGGATTACATGCTCAACAAGGGCTACCTGGAGGAGGATGAAGAAGACAG GATCCCCACCTATAATGAGCTGATGCAGGACGATGTGGATGACTCGGAGGAAGAAGGAGAATCATTCCTGCATAAACAGGAAGACTTTGAGAGGCATTACAACTTCCGCTTTGAGGAGCCTGATGCTGCAAAG ATCAAAACATATCCTCGCAACATCGCCACATCTGTCCGAAGCAAAGACGACAGAAGAAAGAAGAAGAGGGAGGAAGTGAAAGAGAGGAAGCAAAAG GAAAAGGAACagaagcagcagcagctgaaGGAACTAAAGAACCTGAAGCGAGCAGAGATCATGGACAAACTGAAGAAACTCCAGGAGCTGACAGGAAATGAAAAGCTGGCCTTCAACGATGTCGACCTGGAGGGAGACTTTAACCCTCAGCAACATGACCAACTCATGCAG AAAGTCTTTGGGGATGAATACTATGGAGAGGACGAGGAAGAGAAACCACAGTTTGAAGACGACGATGATGTAGCAG AAAACTGGAACTGGGACACATGGGTTGGTAATGAGGAGGAGTACGGAGATGAGGAATATAATGCTGAAGAAGAAGGTTATGCGCCCAACTGCGAAGATCCTGACTTTATA ATGGATGCTGACTATGACCCAAGTCAACAGCCCGTttctaaaaagaagaaaaagaaagagaataAGGAGAGGAAAAAGAAGACCAAAGAGGACGCCCCTCTAATGGGAAAGAAGAGGAAGAAATCCCACTTTGCAGAGATCATCACCCAAAACAAGCCAGTGTTTGATCCAA AGGAGAAATCCTTCGAGCAGTATTTGGATGAGTACTATAAACTGGATTTTGAGGACATCATTGATGACTTGCCGTGCAGATTTCGCTACAGAGAGGTTGTTCCGAATGACTTCGGTCTGAGCACTGATGAG ATCCTAAAAGCAGATGAAAGTGAGTTGAACCGCTGGTGCTCACTGAGGAAGACCTGCATGTACAG GTCAGAGAAGGAGGAGCTGTGTGATGTGAAGAACTTCCAGATCAAAGCAAAGAATAACAGGAAGAAACAGAAAGTGTTTGCGTCTTTGTATAATGA GGACGAAGGTCAGGAGGAGCTGAAGGGTAAGGTGGGTAAGAAGAGAAGGGATTGTCTAAAGAAGTCAGAGGTCAAGACCGATGAGAGAGATCTGACAGAAGATGCATCTGAAAGTGCTGTAGTTGACAACACAGACCAAACAGACATCCAGGACCTCAAAGAAGCCGGTGTACAAGACGAAGGAGAGGATGAAGAGGAGTTCCTGGTTCCTAAGAAGAAGATGAAGCAGGATGAGACTGCTGTTACCTCGAAAAAGGAGGTGGCCAAGGAAAGGACTGAAAAACCTCAATTGCATAAAAAGAAAATGAGTCGCCGGGGAGGACGCCTGCTTTCCAGGTCCTTGACGGTGAAGATGGCCGGAAAAGTGTTCAGCAGACAGAGACTCCAAGCCTACGGGCTGAATCCACAGAGAGTCCACTTCAGAGAGCTGTACAAAAAGAAGAGAAAAGAGCAAGAGAAAGCCGAAAAGCCACAGAAAAAGAGCAAAGAGTGA